From Herbiconiux flava, one genomic window encodes:
- a CDS encoding rhamnulokinase, with protein MTAAVAAVDLGATSGRVMLGYVGHDELRLVPVARFPNTPVRVIDGLHWNILELYRSVIAGLASAVREEPDIRSIAVDSWAVDYALLRGERMLGTPYHYRDDRTAGGVEATHALVSPAELYAANGLQFLAFNTLYQLAADRASGTLELADGMLLVPDLVNFWLTGQRRAEVTNASTTGLLDVHSGAWDAELVERLGLPAGILPPLVSPGATVGTLLPAVAAELGAPASLPVSAVGSHDTASAVVAVPSTAEDIAYISSGTWSLVGVELEHPVVSEEGRLAGFTNEGGVDGRIRYLQNVSGLWLLSESVRTWERDGVPIDLPTLIAEAAAVTTEVPVFEAGDAVFVAPGDMPARIADWFGSRGMPSPQSRAEFVRSILESLAAAYAQSIEAATALSGRTVSAIHVVGGGSQNTLLCQLTADRTGRPVLAGPVEATAIGNVLVQARAQGLVAGDSSLEALRSLVARTFRPVRYEPARGRRSG; from the coding sequence ATGACGGCAGCGGTGGCCGCGGTCGACCTCGGGGCGACCAGCGGGCGGGTGATGCTCGGCTACGTCGGGCACGACGAGTTGCGGCTCGTGCCCGTCGCGCGCTTCCCGAACACCCCCGTGCGGGTGATCGACGGTCTGCACTGGAACATCCTCGAGCTCTACCGCAGCGTCATCGCCGGCCTCGCGTCGGCGGTGCGCGAGGAGCCCGACATCCGCAGCATCGCGGTCGACTCGTGGGCGGTCGACTACGCGCTGCTGCGAGGTGAGCGGATGCTCGGCACCCCGTACCACTACCGCGACGACCGCACGGCCGGCGGTGTCGAGGCCACCCATGCCCTCGTCTCCCCCGCCGAGCTGTACGCCGCGAACGGCCTGCAGTTCCTCGCCTTCAACACGCTGTACCAGCTGGCCGCCGACCGCGCATCCGGAACCCTGGAGCTCGCCGACGGGATGCTGCTCGTGCCCGACCTGGTGAACTTCTGGCTCACGGGGCAGCGGCGGGCCGAGGTCACGAACGCGTCGACGACCGGGCTGCTCGACGTGCACTCGGGAGCGTGGGACGCGGAACTCGTGGAGCGCCTCGGGCTGCCGGCGGGCATCCTGCCGCCCCTCGTGTCGCCCGGTGCCACCGTCGGCACGCTGCTGCCCGCGGTCGCCGCCGAGCTCGGCGCTCCGGCGTCGCTCCCGGTGAGCGCGGTCGGTTCGCACGACACCGCGTCGGCGGTGGTGGCCGTGCCGTCGACGGCCGAGGACATCGCGTACATCTCCAGCGGGACGTGGTCGCTCGTGGGGGTGGAGCTCGAGCATCCGGTCGTCTCGGAGGAGGGGCGCCTCGCCGGTTTCACCAACGAGGGCGGGGTGGACGGGCGCATCCGCTACCTGCAGAACGTCTCGGGGCTGTGGCTGCTGTCGGAGTCGGTGCGCACCTGGGAGCGCGACGGGGTGCCGATCGACCTGCCGACGCTGATCGCCGAGGCCGCGGCGGTCACGACGGAGGTGCCCGTGTTCGAAGCGGGCGACGCCGTGTTCGTGGCGCCGGGCGACATGCCCGCACGGATCGCCGACTGGTTCGGCTCACGGGGGATGCCCTCACCGCAGTCCCGGGCGGAGTTCGTGCGCAGCATCCTGGAGAGCCTCGCCGCCGCGTACGCGCAGTCGATCGAGGCGGCCACCGCCCTGTCAGGGCGCACGGTCTCGGCCATCCACGTGGTGGGCGGGGGGTCGCAGAACACCCTGCTCTGCCAGCTGACCGCCGACCGCACCGGGCGGCCGGTGCTCGCCGGGCCGGTCGAGGCGACCGCGATCGGCAACGTGCTCGTGCAGGCGCGCGCCCAGGGCCTGGTCGCCGGGGACTCCTCGCTCGAGGCGCTGCGGTCCCTGGTGGCACGCACCTTCCGCCCGGTGCGCTACGAGCCCGCTCGGGGGCGGCGCTCAGGCTAG
- the mmsB gene encoding multiple monosaccharide ABC transporter permease, producing MTNTATEAPTEPSGPAPVKSPRRMRVDLRQYGILAALAIIILLFEVLTNGRLLMPGNINNLIQQNSYVLILAIGMVIVIIAGHIDLSVGSVVALVGAVAALAMNSWGLPWWAAVLLALVVGAVIGAWQGFWVAFVGIPAFIVTLAGMLIFRGLTLVLLTGGTISGLPDEFTAIGAGWLPPFLGEALDGRDTLTLVLGVLASAAFVVQQVRTRATLRKLELPREPAVSAIIKSAILVIAVMALAWQLSAYSGTPIILIILAVLILLYTFVLNRTVFGRHVYAMGGNLFAAQMSGVKTQWVNFFIFVNMGVLAALAGVVATARAGSAVASAGQSYELDAIAAVFIGGAAVQGGVGTVVGAVIGGLVMGVLNMGLSILSVDAAWQQAIKGMVLLLAVAFDIINKRRSGR from the coding sequence ATGACGAACACAGCCACCGAAGCACCGACCGAGCCCTCGGGCCCGGCCCCGGTGAAGTCGCCCCGCCGGATGCGGGTCGACCTCCGTCAGTACGGCATCCTCGCCGCGCTGGCGATCATCATCCTGCTGTTCGAGGTGCTCACCAACGGGCGCCTGCTGATGCCCGGCAACATCAACAACCTGATCCAGCAGAACTCCTACGTGCTGATCCTCGCGATCGGCATGGTGATCGTCATCATCGCCGGCCACATCGACCTCTCGGTCGGCTCGGTCGTCGCGCTGGTGGGAGCGGTCGCGGCCCTCGCGATGAACAGCTGGGGCCTGCCGTGGTGGGCCGCCGTGCTGCTCGCCCTCGTCGTCGGCGCCGTGATCGGCGCCTGGCAGGGCTTCTGGGTCGCCTTCGTCGGCATCCCGGCCTTCATCGTGACGCTCGCGGGCATGCTGATCTTCCGCGGCCTGACCCTCGTGCTGCTCACCGGCGGCACGATCTCCGGCCTGCCCGACGAGTTCACCGCGATCGGCGCCGGCTGGCTGCCGCCGTTCCTCGGTGAGGCGCTCGACGGCCGCGACACGCTCACCCTCGTGCTCGGCGTGCTGGCCTCCGCGGCCTTCGTCGTGCAGCAGGTGCGCACCCGCGCCACCCTCCGCAAGCTGGAGCTGCCGCGGGAGCCGGCCGTGTCGGCCATCATCAAGAGCGCCATCCTGGTCATCGCCGTGATGGCGCTGGCCTGGCAGCTGAGTGCCTACTCGGGCACGCCGATCATCCTGATCATCCTCGCCGTGCTCATCCTGCTGTACACCTTCGTGCTCAACCGCACGGTGTTCGGCCGGCACGTCTACGCGATGGGCGGCAACCTGTTCGCCGCGCAGATGAGCGGCGTGAAGACGCAGTGGGTGAACTTCTTCATCTTCGTGAACATGGGCGTGCTCGCCGCCCTCGCCGGCGTGGTCGCCACCGCCCGCGCGGGGTCGGCCGTCGCGAGCGCCGGCCAGAGCTACGAGCTCGACGCCATCGCCGCCGTGTTCATCGGTGGAGCGGCCGTGCAGGGCGGTGTCGGAACCGTGGTCGGCGCCGTCATCGGTGGTCTCGTGATGGGCGTGCTGAACATGGGCCTGTCGATCCTCTCGGTCGACGCCGCCTGGCAGCAGGCCATCAAGGGAATGGTGCTGCTGCTCGCCGTGGCGTTCGACATCATCAACAAGCGGCGGTCGGGCCGCTGA
- a CDS encoding NAD(+)/NADH kinase, whose product MPLATIGLIPHPSKDVTRSIGLLREWDAAHPATLIALESDAGRVGDGIELVTEAAFLDRAEAVVALGGDGTMLGAMRLVAGHEPAIPVLGVNYGNLGFLVEVEPAELPEALDRLAADDFQLEGHHALEVVVRGADGSTRAESLAFNDVAVARMPGAGVVTADLRVDGRPYGYYRGDAVVVATSAGSTAYNYAAGGPVMSPSLVAAVISPVAPMTGIDRALVLSAREPMEFELGDGTRGAAVEIDGRVAAEVSAKDLVQVRLRADAATVIRFDAERHASRGRVKLSLLDLPLRQDQLLQLVPEAVRAEAARRRR is encoded by the coding sequence ATGCCCCTCGCGACGATCGGTCTCATCCCGCACCCGAGCAAGGACGTCACGCGCTCGATCGGCCTGCTGCGGGAGTGGGACGCCGCGCATCCGGCCACGCTGATCGCCCTCGAGAGCGACGCCGGCCGGGTCGGAGACGGCATCGAGCTGGTGACCGAGGCGGCGTTCCTCGACCGCGCCGAGGCGGTGGTCGCCCTGGGCGGCGACGGCACGATGCTCGGCGCGATGCGGCTGGTGGCGGGCCACGAGCCGGCCATCCCGGTGCTCGGCGTCAACTACGGCAACCTCGGTTTCCTCGTCGAGGTCGAGCCGGCCGAGCTGCCCGAGGCGCTCGATCGGCTGGCAGCCGACGACTTCCAGCTCGAGGGCCACCACGCGCTCGAGGTCGTGGTGCGGGGTGCCGACGGGTCGACGCGCGCCGAGTCGCTCGCCTTCAACGACGTGGCGGTGGCCCGGATGCCCGGGGCCGGCGTCGTGACGGCCGACCTCCGCGTCGACGGCCGGCCCTACGGGTACTACCGGGGCGACGCCGTGGTGGTCGCGACCAGTGCCGGCTCCACCGCCTACAACTACGCGGCCGGTGGGCCCGTGATGTCGCCGTCGCTCGTGGCGGCGGTGATCAGCCCGGTGGCTCCGATGACCGGCATCGACCGCGCCCTGGTGCTGAGCGCACGCGAGCCGATGGAGTTCGAGCTGGGCGACGGCACCCGCGGAGCCGCGGTGGAGATCGACGGGAGGGTGGCGGCCGAGGTGTCGGCGAAGGATCTGGTGCAGGTTCGGCTGCGGGCCGACGCGGCCACGGTCATCCGTTTCGACGCCGAGCGGCACGCGAGCCGCGGGCGGGTGAAGCTGAGCCTGCTCGACCTGCCCCTCAGACAGGACCAGCTGCTGCAGCTCGTGCCCGAGGCCGTGCGCGCCGAAGCGGCCCGCCGCCGCCGCTAG
- a CDS encoding DeoR/GlpR family DNA-binding transcription regulator, whose product MIGAERRELLLARLEEHGIIGLEESASALGVSTMTVRRDLEALEHEGIVSRVRGGAVATVKARSFTERQGTGDAAKTTIAQKALDLVPATGSIAVDASSTSGHLLAQLRPATELVLATNSAHNHARARTVRGVRAVLLGGELEPRTESFVGPIACAAAGMLTYDRFFTSASAVDAEHGTTETIIEEAQVKRELVRAARETVLLLDSSKLDRRAMAVAIPWSGISVLITELDPADARLDPLRDLVELR is encoded by the coding sequence GTGATCGGGGCCGAGCGCCGCGAACTGCTGCTGGCCCGGCTCGAGGAGCACGGCATCATCGGGCTGGAGGAGTCGGCCTCGGCGCTCGGCGTGTCGACCATGACGGTGCGCCGCGACCTCGAGGCGCTCGAGCACGAGGGCATCGTGAGCCGGGTGCGCGGGGGCGCCGTCGCGACCGTGAAGGCCCGCTCGTTCACCGAGCGGCAGGGCACGGGCGACGCCGCCAAGACCACGATCGCGCAGAAGGCGCTCGACCTCGTGCCGGCGACCGGGTCGATCGCCGTCGACGCCTCGTCGACCTCGGGTCACCTGCTCGCCCAGTTGCGCCCGGCCACCGAGCTCGTGCTCGCGACGAACTCGGCGCACAACCACGCGCGGGCCCGCACCGTGCGCGGCGTGCGCGCGGTGCTGCTCGGCGGCGAGCTCGAGCCCCGCACCGAGAGCTTCGTCGGCCCGATCGCCTGCGCGGCGGCCGGCATGCTCACCTACGACAGATTCTTCACCAGCGCGAGCGCCGTCGACGCCGAGCACGGCACCACCGAGACGATCATCGAGGAGGCGCAGGTCAAGCGGGAGCTCGTGCGCGCCGCCCGCGAGACCGTGCTGCTGCTCGACTCCTCGAAGCTCGACCGGCGCGCGATGGCGGTGGCCATCCCGTGGTCGGGCATCTCCGTCCTCATCACCGAGCTCGATCCGGCGGATGCGCGGCTCGACCCGCTCCGCGACCTCGTCGAGCTCCGCTGA
- a CDS encoding aldo/keto reductase has translation MTSLDFGPLVLGGNTFGWTSSREESFAVLDAFVDAGGRSVDTADVYSAWVPGNSGGESETVIGEWFASRGRRDDVVIATKVFSLAERPGLSAANVRAAVDDSLRRLQTDRIDLYYAHRDDESVEQAEYVAVFDELVQAGKIVEAGASNFSADRLRSAVSIANEAGLTAFTVAQDQYNLVDRSFETALQGTLQNLGIVELPYSGLASGFLTGKYRPGQVVDSARAGGASAYLDDPHNVELLGTLDAIAAERSVPVAAVALAWLRQQPTVAAPIASARTVEQLPALVQSFRLELGDEELARLA, from the coding sequence ATGACCTCGCTCGACTTCGGCCCCCTCGTGCTCGGCGGCAACACCTTCGGCTGGACGTCGAGTCGCGAGGAGTCCTTCGCGGTGCTCGACGCCTTCGTCGATGCCGGCGGACGCTCCGTCGACACCGCCGACGTCTACTCCGCCTGGGTTCCCGGCAACTCGGGCGGCGAGTCCGAGACGGTGATCGGCGAGTGGTTCGCGAGCCGCGGCCGGCGCGACGACGTCGTCATCGCCACGAAGGTGTTCTCGCTCGCCGAGCGCCCGGGTCTCTCGGCCGCCAACGTGCGCGCCGCCGTCGACGACTCCCTGCGCCGCCTGCAGACCGACCGCATCGACCTCTACTACGCCCACCGTGACGACGAGTCGGTGGAGCAGGCGGAGTACGTCGCCGTCTTCGACGAGCTCGTGCAGGCCGGCAAGATCGTCGAAGCCGGTGCCTCGAACTTCTCGGCCGATCGCCTGCGCTCGGCCGTGTCGATCGCGAACGAGGCCGGGCTCACCGCCTTCACGGTCGCGCAGGACCAGTACAACCTCGTCGACCGCTCCTTCGAGACGGCGCTGCAGGGAACCCTCCAGAACCTCGGCATCGTCGAGCTGCCCTACTCGGGCCTCGCGAGCGGGTTCCTCACCGGCAAGTACCGGCCGGGCCAGGTCGTCGACTCGGCACGGGCCGGCGGAGCATCCGCGTATCTCGACGACCCCCACAACGTCGAGCTGCTCGGCACCCTCGACGCCATCGCGGCCGAGCGCTCCGTGCCGGTCGCGGCCGTGGCGCTCGCCTGGCTGCGTCAGCAGCCGACGGTCGCGGCGCCGATCGCGAGCGCCCGCACGGTCGAGCAGCTGCCGGCCCTCGTGCAGTCGTTCCGCCTCGAGCTCGGCGACGAGGAGCTCGCCCGCCTCGCCTGA
- a CDS encoding ROK family transcriptional regulator, giving the protein MSVLGTPRPVSAGVGNSNDQTRRHNLSTILTTLHHGGAQTRADLTRRLGLNRSTIAALVGELVDLGLAHETASTEHGGVGRPSPTVTPSEQVAAIAVNPDTDAIIIGLVGLGGVVHKRIRYETAGVPTVRETVNIVKAVIDGMRSELDTSFRIAGVGIAVPGLVRADTGVVTLAPHLDWHDEPLAELVTEALGYPATVTNDAKAGIIAESVYGAGRGIDDLVYVNGSASGIGGGVLVGGVPLRGAQGYAAELGHISVAGSGIDCHCGRVGCLETEVHLAGLLAAMGRDHLDADEFDQLLLTSSDPAVEAEITRQLDVLTLALADFVSVFNPSRILLGGFLGSLFAAHPERIVDGVRAASFAQLADELTIERAQLRSRLLVVGAAEIAFEQLLADPAGMWA; this is encoded by the coding sequence GTGTCCGTCCTCGGTACCCCGCGCCCGGTCAGCGCCGGCGTCGGCAACAGCAACGACCAGACCCGCCGGCACAACCTGTCGACCATCCTGACCACACTGCACCACGGCGGCGCGCAGACCCGGGCCGACCTCACGCGGCGCCTGGGCCTCAACCGCTCGACCATCGCCGCCCTCGTCGGCGAGCTCGTCGACCTCGGCCTCGCGCACGAGACGGCCAGCACCGAGCACGGCGGCGTCGGCCGGCCGAGCCCCACCGTGACGCCCTCCGAGCAGGTCGCGGCAATCGCGGTGAACCCCGACACCGACGCCATCATCATCGGCCTCGTGGGGCTCGGCGGCGTGGTGCACAAGCGCATCCGCTACGAGACCGCGGGCGTGCCCACCGTGCGCGAGACGGTCAACATCGTCAAGGCCGTGATCGACGGGATGCGCAGCGAACTCGACACCTCCTTCCGCATCGCGGGCGTCGGCATCGCGGTTCCCGGCCTGGTGCGCGCCGACACCGGCGTGGTCACCCTGGCCCCGCACCTCGACTGGCACGACGAACCGCTCGCCGAGCTCGTGACCGAGGCGCTCGGCTACCCCGCCACCGTCACCAACGACGCGAAGGCGGGCATCATCGCCGAGAGCGTCTACGGCGCGGGCCGCGGCATCGACGACCTGGTCTACGTCAACGGCAGCGCCAGCGGAATCGGCGGCGGCGTGCTCGTCGGCGGGGTGCCGCTGCGCGGAGCCCAGGGCTACGCCGCCGAACTCGGCCACATCAGCGTCGCCGGCAGCGGCATCGACTGCCACTGCGGGCGGGTCGGCTGCCTCGAGACCGAGGTGCACCTCGCGGGGCTGCTCGCCGCCATGGGGCGCGACCACCTCGACGCCGACGAGTTCGACCAGCTGCTGCTGACCAGCTCCGACCCGGCCGTCGAAGCCGAGATCACCCGGCAGCTCGACGTGCTGACGCTGGCACTGGCCGATTTCGTCAGCGTCTTCAACCCCTCGCGCATCCTGCTCGGGGGCTTCCTCGGGTCGCTGTTCGCCGCGCATCCGGAGCGCATCGTCGACGGCGTGCGCGCCGCGTCGTTCGCCCAGCTCGCCGACGAGCTCACCATCGAGCGGGCCCAGCTGCGCTCGCGCCTGCTCGTCGTGGGCGCGGCCGAGATCGCGTTCGAGCAGCTGCTCGCCGACCCCGCTGGCATGTGGGCGTGA
- a CDS encoding DUF1707 SHOCT-like domain-containing protein, with amino-acid sequence MSYDDARTSHLRLSHADRDAAIAALARAEAEGRLTADELAERTAAAGRAVVRGDLAPLFTDLPDTDAGPLADPAAPAAPSASAPGVDSAPAGPPANPAFAQAPGYGGPGYGAPGYGGPGYGAGYDYSGRSTGPAPLGGAAGVVAVSVTPLIALGLFLACGFLIPGGFAWSWVFWLFVPIVGIVVWGPAGRGHDHR; translated from the coding sequence ATGAGCTATGACGACGCCCGCACCTCCCACCTCCGCCTGAGCCACGCCGACCGCGACGCCGCGATCGCCGCGCTCGCCCGCGCCGAGGCGGAGGGCCGCCTGACCGCCGACGAACTCGCCGAGCGCACCGCCGCCGCGGGCCGGGCGGTCGTGCGCGGCGACCTCGCCCCGCTCTTCACCGATCTCCCCGACACCGACGCCGGCCCCCTCGCCGACCCGGCCGCCCCGGCCGCACCCTCCGCTTCCGCTCCCGGTGTCGATTCCGCGCCCGCCGGGCCGCCGGCGAACCCCGCCTTCGCCCAGGCGCCCGGCTACGGCGGCCCGGGCTACGGCGCACCCGGCTACGGCGGCCCGGGTTACGGCGCCGGCTACGATTACTCCGGTCGCAGCACCGGTCCCGCTCCCCTCGGCGGCGCGGCCGGCGTCGTGGCCGTGAGCGTCACGCCGCTGATCGCGCTCGGCCTGTTCCTGGCCTGCGGCTTCCTCATCCCGGGCGGCTTCGCCTGGTCGTGGGTCTTCTGGCTCTTCGTGCCGATCGTCGGCATCGTCGTCTGGGGCCCGGCCGGCCGCGGCCACGACCACCGCTAG
- a CDS encoding bifunctional aldolase/short-chain dehydrogenase has protein sequence MTSQAAADLIARSNRLGSDPKNTNYAGGNTSAKGLEVDPVTGEDVELMWVKGSGGDLGTLTESGLAVLRVDRLRALVNVYPGVDREDEMVAAFDYTLHGKGGAAPSIDTAMHGLVDAAHVDHLHPDSGIAIATAADGEELTRTIFGDKVVWVPWRRPGFQLGLDIAAIKAENPEAIGCILGGHGITAWGDTSEESERNSLWIIDTAAEYIAANGRPEPFGPALDGYGALEPAERRAKAAALAPTIRGLASTDKAQVGSFTDADVVLDFLASAEHPRLAALGTSCPDHFLRTKVKPLVLDLPADASVEDSIARLKELHAAYREDYAAYYDRNAVEGSPAMRGADPAIVLVPGVGMFSYGANKQTARVAGEFYINAINVMRGAEALSTYAPIDEAEKFRIEYWALEEAKLQRLPEPKSHATRVALVTGAASGIGKAIATRLAAEGACVVIADLDLEKAEAAAAELGGTDVAIGVQANVTSEAEIQAGIEAALLQFGGLDLVVNNAGLSISKPLLETTEKDWDLQHDVMAKGSFLVSKAAARVLIEQEMGGDIIYISSKNSVFAGPNNIAYSATKADQAHQVRLLAAELGEYGVKVNGINPDGVVRGSGIFAGGWGAKRAAVYGVPEEELGAYYAQRTLLKREVLPENVANAVAVLTGSDLTHTTGLHIPVDAGVAAAFLR, from the coding sequence ATGACCTCGCAGGCCGCCGCCGATCTGATCGCGCGCTCGAACCGACTCGGTTCCGACCCGAAGAACACCAACTACGCCGGCGGCAACACCTCCGCCAAGGGCCTCGAGGTCGACCCCGTGACGGGCGAGGACGTCGAGCTGATGTGGGTCAAGGGCTCGGGCGGCGATCTCGGCACCCTGACCGAGTCGGGTCTCGCGGTGCTCCGCGTCGACCGTCTGCGCGCGCTCGTCAACGTCTATCCCGGCGTCGACCGCGAGGACGAGATGGTCGCCGCCTTCGACTACACGCTGCACGGCAAGGGCGGCGCGGCCCCCTCGATCGACACGGCGATGCACGGCCTGGTCGACGCCGCGCACGTCGACCACCTGCACCCCGACTCCGGCATCGCGATCGCCACCGCGGCCGACGGCGAAGAGCTCACCCGCACGATCTTCGGCGACAAGGTGGTCTGGGTGCCGTGGCGCCGCCCCGGCTTCCAGCTCGGCCTCGACATCGCCGCCATCAAGGCCGAGAACCCCGAGGCCATCGGCTGCATCCTCGGCGGCCACGGCATCACCGCGTGGGGCGACACCAGCGAGGAGAGCGAGCGCAACTCGCTCTGGATCATCGACACCGCCGCCGAGTACATCGCCGCGAACGGCCGGCCCGAGCCGTTCGGCCCCGCCCTCGACGGCTACGGAGCCCTCGAGCCCGCCGAGCGCCGCGCCAAGGCGGCCGCGCTCGCGCCGACCATCCGCGGCCTCGCCTCGACCGACAAGGCGCAGGTCGGCTCCTTCACCGACGCCGACGTCGTGCTCGACTTCCTGGCCTCCGCCGAGCACCCGCGCCTCGCCGCCCTGGGCACCAGCTGCCCCGATCACTTCCTGCGCACGAAGGTGAAGCCGCTCGTGCTCGACCTGCCCGCCGACGCGAGCGTCGAGGACTCGATCGCCCGGCTGAAGGAGCTGCACGCCGCCTACCGCGAGGACTACGCCGCCTACTACGACCGCAACGCCGTCGAGGGCTCCCCCGCCATGCGCGGCGCCGACCCCGCGATCGTGCTGGTGCCGGGCGTCGGCATGTTCAGCTACGGCGCGAACAAGCAGACCGCCCGCGTCGCCGGTGAGTTCTACATCAACGCGATCAACGTGATGCGGGGCGCCGAGGCCCTCAGCACCTACGCGCCGATCGACGAGGCCGAGAAGTTCCGCATCGAGTACTGGGCGCTCGAGGAGGCCAAGCTGCAGCGTCTGCCGGAGCCGAAGTCGCACGCCACCCGGGTGGCCCTCGTGACCGGTGCCGCCTCCGGCATCGGCAAGGCCATCGCCACCCGCCTCGCCGCCGAGGGCGCCTGCGTCGTGATCGCCGACCTCGACCTGGAGAAGGCCGAGGCGGCGGCCGCCGAGCTCGGCGGCACCGACGTCGCGATCGGCGTGCAGGCGAACGTCACCAGCGAGGCCGAGATCCAGGCCGGCATCGAGGCGGCGCTGCTGCAGTTCGGCGGGCTCGACCTCGTCGTGAACAACGCCGGCCTGTCGATCTCGAAGCCGCTGCTCGAGACCACCGAGAAGGACTGGGACCTGCAGCACGACGTGATGGCCAAGGGCTCCTTCCTCGTCTCGAAGGCGGCTGCGAGGGTGCTGATCGAGCAGGAGATGGGCGGCGACATCATCTACATCTCGTCGAAGAACTCCGTCTTCGCCGGCCCGAACAACATCGCCTACTCGGCGACGAAGGCCGACCAGGCCCACCAGGTGCGACTGCTGGCGGCCGAGCTCGGCGAGTACGGCGTGAAGGTCAACGGCATCAACCCCGACGGCGTCGTGCGCGGCTCGGGCATCTTCGCCGGCGGCTGGGGCGCCAAGCGCGCCGCGGTCTACGGCGTGCCCGAGGAGGAGCTCGGCGCCTACTACGCCCAGCGCACGCTGCTGAAGCGCGAGGTGCTCCCCGAGAACGTGGCCAACGCGGTCGCCGTGCTCACCGGCAGCGACCTCACGCACACCACCGGCCTGCACATCCCGGTCGACGCGGGCGTCGCCGCGGCCTTCCTCCGTTAG
- a CDS encoding endonuclease/exonuclease/phosphatase family protein: MRRELNIISYNLRKHHASGELIDLSKLYDVDILCLQECDTEDMPPVIEHLVLADSTKTNRLGLAIYFRAERFELRATRVFALRKSMHDRVMAPAHERLLAAKLYDHSLGKEILVGSFHAAPLTATNSLRRKQIAAAHGALRVMGPGLPTVMVGDYNYPWFRSNLSERMEESGYLLSFSDKPTYARYKYFKGHFDFVTSAHTRIDSIDTLPQGESDHLPILVVAGVED, translated from the coding sequence ATGCGACGTGAACTGAACATCATCAGTTACAACCTCCGCAAGCACCACGCGAGCGGAGAGCTGATCGACCTCTCGAAGCTCTACGACGTCGACATCCTCTGCCTGCAGGAGTGCGACACCGAGGACATGCCCCCGGTGATCGAGCACCTCGTGCTGGCCGACTCGACCAAGACGAACCGGCTCGGTCTCGCGATCTACTTCCGCGCCGAGCGCTTCGAGCTGCGCGCCACCCGAGTCTTCGCGCTGCGCAAGTCGATGCACGACCGCGTGATGGCGCCGGCGCACGAGCGGCTGCTCGCGGCGAAGCTCTACGACCACTCGCTCGGCAAGGAGATCCTCGTGGGCTCGTTCCACGCGGCGCCACTGACGGCGACGAACTCCCTGCGACGCAAGCAGATCGCGGCCGCGCACGGCGCGCTGCGGGTGATGGGGCCGGGTCTGCCGACCGTCATGGTGGGCGACTACAACTACCCCTGGTTCCGCAGCAACCTGAGCGAGCGCATGGAGGAGTCGGGCTACCTGCTCTCCTTCAGCGACAAGCCCACCTACGCGCGGTACAAGTACTTCAAGGGGCACTTCGACTTCGTGACCTCGGCCCACACCCGCATCGACTCGATCGACACGCTGCCGCAGGGCGAGTCCGACCACCTGCCGATCCTGGTCGTGGCGGGGGTCGAGGACTGA